The genomic stretch AGAGCCATCGGCTGCATAAAGATCCCTTAATTGGAGAGGGCGGTCCTCTGTACCCATAGACTGAACATCATTCACAAAGGCATAAGTAcagttttctctctccttcagaGGGCATTCTGAGGCCTAGAGTAAGTGTGAGTTGGTCACTGATTTAGGCCAAGCTGAGACCAGACATGTTCTGTTCTGAGTGCCTGCTTGCCATTGGGGAGGCTACAGAGGGGCAGCCCAAAACGGAGTCAAGAAGGCTGGGTTCTGGTGTCAGCTCTGCCATGATCTGATTCTATGACTTTGGCAAACCACTTCCCTTCTGTGTACCTCAATCtatccatctgtaaaatgtatttttgttttattttcaagagGACAAATTCTTGAATTTCCCATTCCTCAATCCATGCATCTGCAGAAAGGGTTTGGGATGAGGCTGGCAATCCAGCCCAGATTGGGGCAGAGAATGTTTACTGCATGCTAGGGGTTAGAGGAACTGACCAGGGAAGATGCCAGGAAAAGGTAGCTTTACAGAAGGTAGTGTTGGGGGCTAATGGAGCACACTTCACTGAGGAGAAGGCTCTTCAATCTGTTAGATTCAAACAACATCCTTTAGGCATCTTCTGTGGTAGGCACTATCTTGGTCTCTGGGATTTTAGTTTAGCTaggaaaataaatgagctggGAGATATTGGGGAAATGAGATAATCGAACTGGACCCTCCTACCTCTGGGGGCATTTCACCAAGAAAGGGGATGTCCATTTTCTGACACTGGGTCACCAGCGCTGTGAAGAGTGGCTTGTTGGGCCTTTTGGGATAATAGATGGCTGGCTGGTAGCCCTAGGAGGAAAGCAATGGGGTAATTCCATCCCATATTCTGTAATCCTCACGCCGTCTCCCACAGCCTCTCTCCACATACTCACAAAGAGTTTGAGGTGTCGAGCACAGACCAGGCCATCTCCTCCATTATTCCCAGGGCCACAGATGACCAGGACAGTAGGGAGGCTCCTGGACATGGACTTGGGGGGATATGCCTGAGGGCAGAGTCAAGAGAGAATCAGGGGGGCTTCAGGCTCTAAGGGCCCAGGTTTGGCCCAGCTGTTCCTCCGCACCCACTTTGTGCCTTGGCCAAGGGCTTGGACAGTGATTCCTCCCTCACTCCTCCTCCGTTTATTTGTCAGCCACTTCAAGAATCGCGGGTTGCGCCACTGACCTTGGCAATGGCTGTGGCACAGCTCAGCCCAGCCAGCTCCATAAGCTGGTCCACGCTGAACTGGTACTCGTTAAATAGCTCCTCGTCCACGGCCTGCGCCTCCTCCTGGCTGAGGGAAAACTCCCCGTGAGTAGCGCCCCGCATGCTCCGTCGCGCAGGTGGCGCGGCCGTCCCAGACCCCGCCCCCGGGAGACAAAGCAGCCCAGTCGCCCGGAGCCTCTCCTACCTCAGGAACTTCACTGCTGCGCTCGCCATGGCCCCTGGGTTCCCGAGGCCCCGCGAGATCGGCCGCTGCTGCCCCCACCAGAGATGTCTCGCGCGGCAGGAGCCGGCTTGGAGCCGGACGCGCGGTAGGCGCGAGCCAGCAACCAGCAGCCCGAGCCCAAGCAGCGCCCGCAGCCGGGACATGCAGCCCAGAGAGCGCGCGCCCCCAGCCCGGTGCGGCCCGGACGCGGCGCATGCGCGGCGCCTCGGCTCGCCCTCCAGGGGGCGGGCCGACGTGCGCCGGTCCGGAAGTGGTCCTACGGCAAACGGCGCGCGTGTGGGAGTCCCTGTTAGCTGTTTTTCATGCTGCTGGGTCCTGAGGTGCTGCCCAAGTACTTTTACATATTGCCTCACGTTTCTAGATGTACCGAAATAATTTGCTTTGCTCCCAGTTGCCCGTGAATAATCGTAACTCCTCATGGTTTTGTAGCTCTTctagaaaaagttttaaaacaaagcagTTAAGAGCCCGGGTTCCTATACCATCATTTACTAGCTGAGTGAACTTGGGCACTACTGGTTTCAGGACCCTCGtgtataaaatgaggatattacTACGAACTACTAGGGTGGTAATGCAAGCAAATCCAtcggcacagggcctggcacatggggCTCAATAAATTAagctattctttttttaacttaggACCCTTTTCCCCACTACATTAGCTTCCCCTACTTTTGTTTACCAGGATAGCACTCTCTATTTCCCTAATCATACAGTATTCTTATCCCCCTTTATCAAGATAATAgctatagaaatagaaaataataccTCAAATATATTGGGTAAGGTACGGTTAAAAATGTAGTGGAAACCTTAGTCTTGGGGTCACATTATTACATGAAAATCCTTGAGAGGAAAACTAAATTTGAGTGTTTTTGAGAACTCAAACTCTGTTGCATGGTTAAGGGAGATGGATGGGCAATAACAAACTAGTTACTATAATGTGCTAAGGATAAAGATAATTATTCAGGTGGAGTGAAAATTCTCTTAAGTGAGATTTACTCTTAATCTGAATCATGAAATGAATACCTGGCTAGACcccccctgcttttttttttttttttttaatcatcattttattgagatatattcacataccacgcagtcatacaaaacaaatcgtactttcgattgtttacagtaccattacatagttgtacattcatcacctaaatcaatccctgacaccttcattagcacacacacaaaaataacaagaataataattagagtgaaaaagagcaattgaagtaaaaaacaacactgggtacctttgtctgtttgtttccttcccctatttttctactcatccatccataaactagaccaagtggagtgtggtccttatggctttcccaatcccattgtcacccctcataagctacatttttatacaactgtcttcgagattcatgggttctgggttgtagtttgatagtttcaggtatccaccaccagttaccccaattctttagaacctaaaaagggttgtctaaagtgtgcgtaagagtgccctccagagtgacctctcggctcgttttggaatctctctgccactgaagcttatttcatttcctttcacatcccccttttggtcaagaagatgttctccgtcccacgatgccaggtctacattcctccccgggagtcatattctacgttgccagggagattcactcccctgggtatctgatcccacgtagaggggagggcagtgatttcacctttcaagttggcttagccagagagagagggccacatctgagcaacaaagaggcattcaggaggacactcttaggcacaaatatagggaggcctaacctctcctttgcagcaaccgtcttcccaagggtaaaacttatggtagagggctcaacccatcaaaccaccagtcccctatgtctgtggtcatgttagcaaccatggaggtgggttaggcgaatacccctgcactctccacagactcctcaagggggcactacatcttttttttttcccttgtttttctttttttttttttttaactttccattcttttttaaatcaactgtatgaaaaaaaaagttaaaaagaaaacaaacatacaataaaagaacatttcaaagagaccataacaagggagtaagaaaaagacaactaacctaagataactgcttaacttccaacatgttcctactttaccccaagaaagttacataatatagcaacatttctgtgaacttgttcctactatatccatcagaatttaacagaccatagttgtttctgggcatccccagaacgttaaatagctaatctgttcttcttggattattgttcccccttccttaattgctctctactgctagttccc from Choloepus didactylus isolate mChoDid1 chromosome 2, mChoDid1.pri, whole genome shotgun sequence encodes the following:
- the NAXE gene encoding NAD(P)H-hydrate epimerase isoform X1 translates to MSRLRALLGLGLLVAGSRLPRVRLQAGSCRARHLWWGQQRPISRGLGNPGAMASAAVKFLSQEEAQAVDEELFNEYQFSVDQLMELAGLSCATAIAKAYPPKSMSRSLPTVLVICGPGNNGGDGLVCARHLKLFGYQPAIYYPKRPNKPLFTALVTQCQKMDIPFLGEMPPEPMLIDELYDLVVDAIFGFSFKGDVREPFRSILSVLNGLTIPIASIDIPSGWDVEKGNSDGIQPDLLISLTAPKKSAIHFTGRYHYLGGRFVPPALEKKYQLNLPSYPDTECVYRLQ
- the NAXE gene encoding NAD(P)H-hydrate epimerase isoform X2, giving the protein MSRLRALLGLGLLVAGSRLPRVRLQAGSCRARHLWWGQQRPISRGLGNPGAMASAAVKFLSQEEAQAVDEELFNEYQFSVDQLMELAGLSCATAIAKAYPPKSMSRSLPTVLVICGPGNNGGDGLVCARHLKLFPMLIDELYDLVVDAIFGFSFKGDVREPFRSILSVLNGLTIPIASIDIPSGWDVEKGNSDGIQPDLLISLTAPKKSAIHFTGRYHYLGGRFVPPALEKKYQLNLPSYPDTECVYRLQ